One segment of Neodiprion fabricii isolate iyNeoFabr1 chromosome 1, iyNeoFabr1.1, whole genome shotgun sequence DNA contains the following:
- the LOC124174927 gene encoding TWiK family of potassium channels protein 7-like, whose product MSRRAMRSSLRSRDSSSTSTGPDPRERVKDCCRKLVAFMCTQVGVGGLIVGYAVVGAFGFIHIETMSEYPELVRVAQARNVCADDLWVKTAGDSLVNTLNKTAFELRTRAVLKEFEKQLVHMAQVKKYDGRGVKDVWTFPAALMFCMSVFTMIGYGNIVPRTHLGRWATVMYAVIGIPLYILYFMNMGKVLAQSFRWLYRRAHECAGKQRTEGERIIVPSTACLWVIFGYVLAGSVTFAQWENWGFLDSVYFCVTSLCKIGMGDFVPGVTGFGSRDRSHTSSQTKLVINFVFLLLGMGLIAMCYNLMREDVRVKARELREFLKRTVEELRLKFLLCCHFPVNEMLTRYANPGEEYTKEISTKSLHPP is encoded by the exons ATGTCGCGCAGAGCGATGCGGTCGTCGCTGAGGAGCCGCGACTCCTCGAGCACGTCGACGGGCCCGGACCCAAGGGAGCGAGTGAAGGACTGCTGCCGCAAGCTGGTGGCCTTCATGTGTACCCAGGTCGGCGTCGGGGGTCTGATAGTCGGGTACGCGGTTGTCGGAGCCTTCGGCTTCATCCACATAGAGACGATGTCCGAGTATCCGGAATTGGTCCGCGTCGCCCAAGCGCGGAACGTCTGCGCGGATGATCTCTGGGTCAAGACGGCTGGCGACAGCCTGGTGAACACGTTGAACAAAACGGCGTTCGAACTGCGGACGAGGGCGGTGCTGAAGGAGTTCGAAAAACAGCTCGTCCACATGGCCCAGGTCAAAAAGTACGACGGTCGCGGGGTCAAGGACGTCTGGACATTCCCGGCTGCCCTGATGTTCTGCATGTCGGTGTTCACGATGATCGGTTACGGGAACATCGTGCCCAGGACGCACCTCGGCCGTTGGGCGACGGTCATGTACGCGGTGATCGGCATCCCTCTTTACATTCTCTACTTCATGAACATGGGCAAGGTCCTCGCCCAGAGCTTTCGGTGGCTTTACAGACGGGCCCACGAGTGCGCCGGGAAGCAGAGAACCGAAGGCGAGCGGATAATCGTACCGTCGACGGCCTGCCTCTGGGTGATTTTCGGCTACGTCTTGGCCGGGTCCGTGACCTTCGCCCAGTGGGAGAACTGGGGATTTCTCGACAGCGTTTACTTCTGCGTTACATCGCTGTGCAAGATCGGTATGGGCGACTTCGTTCCCGGCGTAACCGGCTTCGGATCTCGCGACAGAAGTCACACCTCCAGTCAGACCAAGCTCGTCATAAATTTCGTCTTCCTGCTACTCGGCATGGGCCTGATCGCCATGTGCTACAACCTCATGCGCGAAGACGTGCGTGTCAAGGCGAGGGAACTCAGGGAATTCCTCAAAAGGACGGTCGAGGAGCTTCGCCTCAAGTTCTTGCTCTGCTGCCACTTTCCCGTCAACGA gaTGCTTACCCGGTATGCAAACCCTGGCGAAGAGTATACGAAGGAAATTTCTACGAAGAGCTTACATCCTCCGTGA